The sequence GATGTTGTTTCAGTACCCATCATAAACtgctttaaagtgaatagtcgggcaaagaaaaccagtctaaatgcgttcattggccttccaaaagttctcacatattaataggacggtcaagttctgcttggtttcccagttctgaccattaaagtaaagaaaagttgaaagcattgaaagcgaggctacgtggaaatgtaaccacagacatagtgagccgggaggacgttttagaattcccatactttaaattaatttcttcgtacgcagacagattttgacgagagattttatttttctatttcataagaaataattctggatacattcacaccatttttaccaactttagccatccttgcccgactgttcactttaagaatAGACTGGATAATAATTGGAAAAATCAGGACATAATATTTGAATGTAAGGCTTCCATAACTGGAATATGAACTTAACCATTTTAACTATATAATTTCACGAGTCTAATGAAGAGGAATTATATAGTTACTGTACTAGAAATTTTGTATATCGTTATTCTATTGTATAGATATATTCGATAACAGATGAATTGCTAAGCTCTTAATTTTCTTGCCCCCTCAATTTCCAACTCTTTGTTTCAGAGTGCCCTGATGCCCTGTAGACTGACCTTTAAGATTATAGATGGACCAGACTACGTAGCGTTATTTAAACATGGTGACGACCTTCGACAGGACCAGTTGATTTTACAAATGATCTCACTGATGGACAAGGTAAGATGAACATTTTAATAGCTTTATTTCATGTTTCAATTTAGTCATTCTCTTGTTATGATAGAATTCTAAGGCAATCCTGTTTGTTCaattgcctctgtccagttggcattcatattggctatgaatgccaactgaaagacattcaatgcttaagtaaatttaatgaaatttaaacATCGAAGAAACATTTGAGTTTTTAGTTCACCTGGCcaaaagggccggtgagcttatgtcatggcgcggcgtccgtccgtcaacgtttcctttaaatcgctacttgtcatagagttctgcatggattgtaaccaaatatggccacaaacatccttgggggaaggggaacagaacttgtataaattttggctctgaccccctgggggcaggaggggcggggcccaataggggaaatagaggtaaatcctataaatcgctacttatcctagagttctgcatggattgtaacaaaatttggtcataaacattcttgggggaaggggaacagaacttttaaattttggctctgacccccccccgagggaggaggggtggggccaaataggggaaatagaggttaatcctataaatcgctacttgtcctacagttctgcatggattgtaaccaaatttggcaacaaacatccttgatgaaaggggaacagaacttttaaattttggctctgacccccacgAGGGacgaggggtggggcccaataggggaattagaggtcaatattcaaattccttcagaaaagaaacaatgaacctgtattcacgacagtacttggcattacaaaccaggtgagcgatacaggccctctgggcctcttgttcaaaattaatcaactgattttttcttcagttactaaGAAGAGAAAATTTGGATCTGAAGTTATTACCTTATAAGGTATTGGCTACCAGTAGTAAGCATGGTAAGTTATCTTTGGCTAGTTTGATTATTACAATTTCACAGCTTTGATTGTTGGGAAcgtacacaggcaatatttcttcatgtAAATTTCACGTGAAGGCCCTTTCACGTGAGATATTGATGGTCAAATGGTCAAGGTATTTGATAATTCCTCTTTATACTAGCCTTCCAATCTTGGTCATTTGTACAAAGCCACCgaatgttttgtttaaatagAAACACTGTGGAAATCTGACATATTTAAATGGTATAAAATGCATTAAAAAAGTTTTCAACATGTTGCATGACATGCTGATAATCTACATTATAGGAggcatatttataaaatatgttctgCTAATCTCCACAGGGTTTGTTCAATATATCGATTCCATTAATGTTGCTGATGTTTTGGACAAAGATGGAAGTATTCAGAATTTCTTTCGTAAGCATGCACCAGCAGAGGGCGCTCCTTTTGGTATATCTCCGGAGGTCATGGATAACTACATCAAAAGCTGTGGTGAGTAaataacatcattttgatattaaataaattaataaattctCAATTAATAATTCATATGCATTGCACTtctttcatgaatatttatatgcTTTCATTTGCTTTACCAACTATGATAGTATGTAGATATTATGTGAAAAAGTGTATTAAAattactttaaatcaatttaacTGGAATAAACAGAAAAGTTTTTTATATCCTGTCGCCATGTTAAGACATTaaagtgaatttgtttctaAAACAAGTGTAGGATTTATTAGATTTACTCTGGAAACAACTTAAGGCTGTATGGTATATTTGTTTCCAGCTGGATACTCTGTTATAACATACGTGTTGGGCGTGGGAGACCGTCACCTTGACAACTTGTTACTAACTAAGACAGGTGAGTACCTGTCCTGATAGTCATGTGACTATCAACTGGTAGTTGTGAATAACTAAAGGTTGTTGGTTATTTTTCGTTAATGgcaaatgaaatacatgtactcatAAAAAAACTCTAGAAAGAATCTTCAATTAGACATAAGATTATGTTGGTATTAAGTAACATCATGATGGTTATCTTCCATGAAATGATTGTCTGAATCATAGCCATGTTGATTTTGGTGGTATGTTGGTAAATTTTCACCCACAGGGAAGCTGTTCCACATAGATTTTGGGTACATCTTAGGTCGTGACCCTAAACCCATGCCATCTCCAATGAGGCTGAGTAAAGAAATGGTAGAAGCTATGGGAGGGACGTCCTCTGAACATTTCCACGAATTCAAGAAACTCTGTTACACATCATTCCTGGCTATCAGAAGGTATGACTGCTTAGTCCAAGTGTATATCACATTAATGTTCCTTACTGTATGTCTTGGAGATGTACATTACTGTCTTGGAGATATACCTTACTATCTTGGAGATGCTAGAACCAGGGGAAAACTATTAGTTTAAATATCTGAAGTAAATTTACAAGGTtcagatatttatattttgagaaaaacagaAATGTTCTTCTGACATGTTTAAATGTGAAAAATGGATGTTAATATGGTACTGACAGAATTGTGCTAAACCTATTAATACATTTCCTTAGCAAGTGTAAACTCCTTGTTGAATATGTATGTATAGATGTTGTTAAAGTCATTAAGTTTATGTATAACAATTCATAAGctctaataaaaacaaatcttcTGTTTGTTTTCAGATCAgccaatttaattttaaatttattttctctGATGGTGGATGCCAACATACCAGACATAGCCTTGGAGCCAGACAAAACAGTTAAAAAGGTTGGTAATTTATATCACTGGTTTTCATAGAGAGAGAGTAGAGGTATGGGGCATTAGAGGTGTCGGATCAACtttcttgttttatttgaaaagaaTCTGAATTTATCTTTGACGTTTTCTGTCAATATCATGCTTTAAATAAGATGCATCAGATTTGATATTATTATCAGCAATTTATATCATAATAGTAACTTGGATTCAAAAagcatttagaaatgaaaattgtTAAGATGCTTTGGGTGCAAATACCAACAATTACCGCTATCATTGCATGTGAGaagaataaaatgttttaaaatggtttttattttagGTACAAGATACATATGTGTTGTATCTAACAAATGGAGCTGTGAATAATGTGGTAATTTAATCTATACTTgttgtttttaacattttaggTACAAGATAAGTTTGTGTTACACCTAACTGATGAGGAAGCCGTACATTACATGCAGAATGTGATAGATGTCAGTGTGTCGGCCATGATGGCTGTCATCGTAGAACAACTACACAAAATGGCTCAGGTAggtacacttgttatatgttgaTTATCCAAGAGTAATTGGAGCCATACTTATAATCAAAAACTTAATAGATATCCCATTCATCTGTCAAAGAATGTCAACAATTACTAGTATGAAATTGAATGTTACAAGCTAGCTAAATAGTTTCTTTGTTGGagatacaattaattaaactgatagaaaaaaatgcctttttttatatttcattgctATTTTGTAGGGATTTTTTTATGTGGAAATTCATTCTTGATTTTGATATTGATGTAGAAGATACACTGTATAAGCTGTGATCAGTCAACATGAAGATTttgacaatataaatatttcttttcttcaGTACTGGAGGAAGTAGATAAAGATTTCATAATATAAATGTTTCTTTTCTTCAGTACTGGAGGAAGTAGATCCATGTTTATGGAGCTTAGATACGACACATCCACATGGACCTCCACATCAGGAGACTGATCAGACTGGCCTGGAATCACAATTTCCTTACTTACAAAGCTCAGATACCCTAGCAATGTGATTGACTGGTAGAATTCATAAGCGAGAAAGTTTTGTTCCATACCGATGAAAGCATGTTAGGGATCGTGCTGTACATGGAATCTACCGAAATCCATTTGTCAGGCAGGTGACAACATGTCTTCTCACGTCACATCAGGAAGCCATGATAATTCAAGTTCAGTTTTTGGTACACATATATAACTAATACTGAAAAGTTTCCATAAACATAGCAACTTCAGGAGTGCAAACTCTGAAACACATGCCTGTTATCAAATGGAGACTGGAGTTTTCTCCCCTTTAATGTGCAATATTTATAACAGCTGTCAAACAGGTCTGTTACATATACTGTGTACCTCCATCATAAATCAGGTGCCAGTTGTGATTTTACTGGACTGAGATGGAGGAACGTGTCATCATCAATTGATGTATTTCTGTTGGCAGGATAAGGAGACAATTAATTTAGTGCATACTTCAAAAGCATCAATAGTGCTGTTGTTTTCTTGTTCATTTAATAGTTAATGATGATACAAGGCTTAtatgaatttgttttctttctgcAAGCCTTGATACCATCATATTGTATGGTTGTCTGCTGTGCATGAGAGACTGAGCATTGCTGGTTGTCTGTGTCGTAGTCCAGTAATATAACAATCATGTATGTGAAATATCTGGTGTATGAGAGCATTCCATTTTATCCACTATTTGTAATGCAATGAAATGAAACTATTTCTATTGCGACTAAATAAAACGTGATACCAAATTTAACTCTACTTCTGCtttctttatcattttaattctgATAACTGATGTTATCATTCCTTTCCCAAGTGTAATTAggtaatatacagtatatgccACATGACCTTTACAGTACGTAATAGTTGCTATGTATTGGCTGCAGGTCTGTTTTAGTCACAGAACTTTGAATTTCCTTATTTCAGTAGATCATCATACTGTCAAGCACATCATTTTAGACATCTATTAAAAgaattttccaaaataaaactgttttttcAATTCCTGAAGTTTTCAAGAGTCAGACACTTATTCTTAATAGCCATAGCATGCCAAGTTTAGTATACGATTACTTCACAATAATCACATGaagttttatcaaaataatgggAATATATTGGTAATTCAGCATGGTAGCAGTTATCCTTGATCCATCACTGTTGATATATCCAACCCTGATTCACAATCAAGATTACAGAGACAGCGACACCCAAATCCAAAGTCACATAGTCAACCCACTATGGTGCcattattcaattcttttgacCAAATTACCTTCTCATCTGTGGTCACACAGAGAACCTTCAGTTTTAATCAGGGGTGGATATAGTGACAGTGATAGTAAGGCCTGGAATATTGAGGCTGGGTAGCAGTTGTCATATATGTTTCTTAAAACCAAGTCTCATTTAAGATTACTGGGTGTTCCAATTGCAAAAGCTaggaaaataacaacacatagATTGCAATTCAACATGATTTATTCTTAATAAAATAAGTGCAGCCATGAAGATGAACAGTGATGATAAGATTCTTGCAGAAACTGAacataacaaaatgttttaggAGGAATAACATGATTTTATCCGTAGATATTACAATAATCCCATGTCCAGCCCAGCTGGTCTTCAGTCGTCAAATTTGATCTTTTTCCCTTGGAAGGCCTGAATTCCACCTTGTTCCTTACGTTTCTTGCTGGCTTGCCACGATGGATGTAGTGAAGCATTTTCTGCAAATAACGAAAAAGATGTTTGCTTTTCAATTGTTTTTGTCATATGGTAATTTCAACAagttaaaaagataatttttaacataaaatatacagcACACAACAAAGAAATACCTTTCAATAATAAATTCGCTCAAATTTTGAACTACGTCCATACTGATTTAACTCAACAACAGTCACTTCAGTTAAGATAGAATTTGAGATTTTCTCTCTCAATGTCATGGGCAAGTGTGCACTTTACTGTTGCGTTGGTCTAACGGTTGACGATAGCAGTGATATACTCGCCGCACAACTTGTGCAATACCTATTGTATACTGGGTTACAATGTAATGCTAGATGCAAGTTGATTGGTTGGTGGCCGTGGCTGATATCGTGTGATATGTGTGACCCACGTGTGATAGACCTATCCTGAACTCATTGGGTGTTACCGTATTCATTAGAACTGCAGGGTTTGTCCTTACTTTCTATTATCTGTAGTTTTTACAACAGATGTTTCTTCAAAGAAGTGCAACTGTTGTGGAATGAAGTTCATAGCTCTGGCAATAAATGCGATAACACAGTTTGCGTGAGCTGCTGTCCGTGTTTCAGCCAGGATAGACTGGATAACTTTTCGCATCATACGCTAGCATAATTCACCGTAGGGAATGTACGTCACAAACGTTAGAGAACAACATAATGGCTGCCTTTTTTCTACTAATCTCATGAAAAGATAATCCTTTATAATGAAGATCAGGTATTTCATGACAAAGTTCACCGTCCGTCAGTACCCCGTTAGCATAACATCTTCCACACACGTTTTTCTTATCAGGTACAGCCATATTGCCTTTCAAACTGTAGAACATTGCCAGATAAACTCTGCCCACTTGTTCTATCGCCTGACGTCGGGCAGGCCATGTAAACTCCGCCCCTCCAGACGATTGACAGAACCACTCGACCAGTTGATGTCGCTTAACATACTGAGGTATTACATCGTTTATTTTGTCAATGGTTAGACCGACACGACAGTAACAGTCATAAAACATGATTATACCACAGTCCCCCAAAACATATTACACAGCAATTACATCACCATACACAACACATCTTATACAGGGAAGCCTATCCTTAAATGAACAGTCTCACATTACTAATCAAGATGTACGCATTTCTGTATTTTCTTCCAAGACTATGTTATTACAAATAAGCGGTCCATTTAAGCCATTACTACTATCTATCCATCTATTAGATAGAGTATCGTACCTATTATATTCTCAATTACCTTCAGACTTTGGTGGAATATTCATTGATGTACCATGATTTGATGAAAACCTGAAAAATAATTGCAAGTCAGAGGTAAGAATATTTTTTTGATGATGTAAAAATCAATTCAGTACCATTTGCCTTTGATTTGATGAAAACCTGAAAAATAATTGCAAGTCAGAGGTAAGAATATTTTTTTGATGATGTAAAAATCAATTCATTACCATTTGTCTTTGAGACTGATTTACTTTTAACTCTGTACTTAACGGTGATTTCTGTATATAGAATATAGCAGTACTTTATCGTTTATAACAATAATTGACTACAATCTAGCCAAAGTGAATGCTAACTAACCCTTGCTGGGGTGATTTCCAGTCTTGTCCTCCTCTACTGTCGAACCTTCCTCCTTGGTCACTCCCAAAGTTTCCTGATCCTCTACTCCTATCAAAACCTCCCCTTCCTTTACTTTCATGAAAACTGCCCCGCCCACTATTTCTATCAAACCTGCCACGCCCACTATTTCCATCAAAACCTCCCCTTCCTTTGGTCCTATCAAAATTCCCACGCCCCCTATCCCCACCGCGTCCACCTCTCCCCCATCCCTGATAACTCCCTTGTTGGGTCTGGACACCTTTGTATGATCCCTGATCCTCATTCCTCCCCCACGACTTTCCGCCCCTTTCTGGTCCCTCTCGTGATTTCCCCCTTACACCATATTTGGATTTCTTCTTAGAGTCACTCAAAGAAAACATAAAGGTGGATCTTAGTGCAGTTTTTCCTTTAGACGCTGGATTTCCAACAGGTTCATTCAGTTCATCCTCATATTCATTAGAATTGTCATTCTCATTTCCATCATCTTCATAACTTCCTGTTTCCTCTTCCTCACTACTCGAGTCACTCCTGACGAAGAAGGAATCTGAAGTTTTTTTgcgttttaattttgttgttgtaGTGGCTGGTGTGTCATCactaaatatattaatattttcatctttcaTGAAATTTTCATCGACAACATCGTTGTCCAGCTCTAGCTTCTTCACCACCATTTCACCGCACACTTTTTCTACATTTTGTTTCTTGGGTGATGCGTTTCCACTACTGCTAGGTTCATCATCACTATCCTGTTCAAAACTTATATCACTTCTGGATTCTTCACTATCCTCTATCTCAGAATTACTGTCATTGTCGCTGATCCCTCTCAACTCTGACACTATGTCTCGTTTTTGTTTCGAAACTTCAGATAAAGAATGAACACGTTCAGGTCCGTCCATTTCCTTAGAATTAAACTCCACTACTTCTACTTGCTTTTTTTCACTCTTATTCTTTTTAATTGGTGATTCTTTAACTTTTGTCTTTGCAGATTTAGAAACTTTTGTGGCGTCCTTTTTGGTGGTTTTAGAACTATTACTGTTTTCCTGTAGATCTTCAGACACAATGTTACCTTTAGAGGCGGAACCCTCAGAATCACTGTCTGGAATGTTATCTTCCTCCAGaatctttttcttctttttgatatttttgtccTTTGGAAGATCAACATTTCTTTCCAGTTTATCCTGGAGGTAGGTTTTAACCATTAGTTGGCCTGTCGTAACATTCgttatcattttttctataGGTGTTTGACCACGTTGCTTTTTTATTCTACGTCCCGATTGTTTTGTAAGTAGAAATGCTGCCAGAGATTTCCAATCTTCATGCTCTTCTCTGAATCGTTTGATTGACAACTGCATCAGTTTGTGTTCTGCAAGTCTTGTCAAAGCTCGGATCTCAACAGACACATCATTCTGGAAATACagattcaaaataaaaacagttCTTCGCACATTTCACATCTAAAGCTTAATGTTAAATATAGCCCAAAGTATATTAATTGTCTGCATTTTTCAGCATGAATATGCATATTTGACATCATTAACCATTAAAATGGTCTGATTAATTTCAATTGTTTAAATCAGTACACCAAAACACAAAGCTTAataattttacatcaataaTGTATTATGAACTAGAGACTTTTTTGTAAATAAGGTGGTATTAAATGGTATAGTAGCAAAATCCTATATACTAAGTTATGTAAGGGGAtaacaaatatattgtatacagtgTTAATGATATCATAGTTTTAATTGTATATGAGCAGACATGAATATGAAAAAGTATTCACTATTACATTAGATAATTATTTACAAAGGTACATGATGCATCATTTACTTACCTGTTTCTTACAAAGTTCATGAACTGTATCTGTACAACCAAGAGCATACTTGGAAATAAGGTCCTTCTTCAGATgctgtaaaatatcattatatgtcAATTAAAACAGAATATAATTGACGTGTTCTTGAGacaaaacaatttttcaaataaCAGAATGAAGATCACAGATCTAACATAGGctaaatacattgtagataaataCAGAAAATTCCACCTATTAAATGTAGGTAAAAGGTTAAAATGTTCAGTGGCACGATTTTCATACATGATACAGACTAACCTATAGCTAGGTGAACTGTCTCAGTAGATATACAGCGCAACTTCccgaaaccgaaccttctcaaaaccgatcacctctagaaaccgaacatggatgtcatgtactgcatgaattcctctttattaatagtaaataaaacttcccaaaaccgatccctcccaattgtGAATAGCGGACCGATTTTGAAATctgaatagtcaaatgtaactaaaatacacgcGGTTtttttactgtaggaaaacaagcggAGCTAGTAATTAAACAGAAAGTTAAGTATTCAATTTTGAAAGTCTCACACGGGTTATTGTTTACTTATGTAGTTGTctgataacgtaaattatctgtatgaagaagccgaagccatgtattgttttgacATATTATGCCCGGCAACGACTGATcatcatatttaatttgattcttgacgtaaccagAAGCGATCGGCTGTATGTAGGTTAGttcagacgagaacatccccaagaacattcacgaaACTAACTACagttataagcggtaacaaagtcaagattgttgtaatGCATTCCttttaattatatgattttttcttttgtgataacatttccattaacaattaatattgGTCGGTTATAACGAACACTAAGCAGTACAATGTAGTGTAGAAAATGACTTCCGAACGATTAAATCCTGATCGTAATGATCGATATTcagttcacttctccaaaccgaaccctctctaaaccggccgtgATCGGTTTAgggaagttccactgtatatatatatatggagacattgcTATGCATAAAAAGAACCCTCTACCGACAGGTGCCTTGTTACTCACCCTTATTACATGAAGCTCTTGTTTAAATCTTTTTAATCTTCTCTGGTCCTTTGCAATTTCTTCTGGACTACctctgttaaaaaaataaatacatatcaaacatgacaTACAGCATGTTTTTGTTATGGTCATCTATTCATTTTGGCCGAACTTGTTAACACAAGAACAACTCATTATACCGCGACTTACATTTAAAATTACTAAAATAGCTCTATTCCAGATTTCCACTGATTTTCAGGTGACAATCTGTGACTGATCTTATAATTGACGACTAAGATTGTAATGTATTACAGCCAGACCAATTAACTGTCATATATTGACATCATGGATACTAGTCAAAGACAGTTAATTGGTCTGGCTGTAATATTCATACATACTTGCGATCCTTCAATTGCCTCAGGCGATTTTTCAACTTTCGAATTGTGTAGATCTTTGCTTTCTTTACGGTGCTCCTCATACAGACAACCTacgaaaaaaaaagatagattTAATGATGGTACATTGCTGGGTTTAAGTTGACTCAATTAACAATGTGGAGTAGTCAGCACTCGATGTTGCTTAGCTATGGTGTATGATACACAGATACCGACACTTGTTCACACAGCCACAAAAGCTGTTGGTCTTATATATACAACTGAAAATTTCTGAATATTGCTCATATACATGAACGATCATACTACCCTAAATGTTGACTAATTTTGTCCCAGATGGGGTTCAACATGGCACCTTCAGTAAACATCAACTGTCTCTGCTGTTATTGCAATCTAATCAAAATTAGACTCATAGCACAAACAGTCAATATGAATCTTTATGCTGTGTCTTGGACTAATAAGAAGATCATTTGTATACATAGATGAAATAGcatttaaacaacttttcaAAGCATTAGTAAGACCATATTTAGAATACGCTGCAAGCGTCTGGAATCCATACAGAACAAAGGACATCAAATCCATAGAAAAAAGTACAGCGGAGGGCAACCAAACTAATTCCAGGGTTTAGAGATCTACCATACAGCGAGAGATTAAAGCGACTAGGTTTACCTTCACTATCCTACCAGAGATTGAGGGGAGACATCATAAATGTATACAAGATAATGAACAATTTCCATGACGAAAGGGTTACCATTGGAATATTTGAGCACGATACCGCATCCCGGACGAGAGGTCATTCgcaaaaattaaagaaaaaacattgCAAGTTAGATATACGGAAATATTCCTTTGGATTTAGAACTGTCGATATATGGAACAGTTTGCCAGAAAATATCATAAACTCAACAACAATAAGAGACTTTGAGATAAGTCTGGACAAGCACTGGGCTAATTTGAAACTTAAATACAACCACTTGGGGGAGCTATAAAATGGAACACCGACGTGCCAATTAACCAACTtcatttaataattgatatcacTTAATTACTAATTGTACATCATGGATATCatttcattgtatttcattGTATGAGATATGGACATAGAGGCATGTTACTTGCCTGCGtccataaaatatcttattaaattGACATCCAGAAATATCTCAGTGTTGTGCAGCTAATAttgtagtgggattggactAGCTGGGATGACGTAGCTATGAACGAAGggcggaagatttctgacagagaacggagtggaggcagggtattaTTTATATTCGTTCTAGGATTGGACTGGTGACCAAGTAGCTCAGTGATAGAGCATgtggctagtgttcagaggtacCAATTACAAACCTCGGTCTGGTCATTACATtctctcctctcctgttacaaaattattGGAATAAGGGATAGTAGTAGGCCTAATCTTAGCATTTAATTTGTAACAGTATCCGatcgagttatctccctcttTCATTATGCTccaattttaatacaaaatgaaattctGATTTGATGTAAATTTCAATAACTTCAAAATAACTCCAATCTTAAACCGTTCACCAGAAACCTCACTGTACACTAAATCTACATAGTATATTAGACAGTACAGTACCCGACTGACATTATTTTTTACTTCCCACCACTCTTGACATTTTTGTCATCAGTTGGATGAGACTAAAATGTTTCAAGTACACCTATATTATGTATACAGACAACGTAACCAGTGTACGTTAAGCACTAGTTGATTCAACTGATGGCATGCATAATGTATGATTATCAACAGACAACACACATTCTGTGAAACACATTTACTTGAGATTTTGAGCGCACCTTGTTGTTGAGAGCCACCATATCAATGCTCGCCTTGAGAGCATTGTCGAGAGTTCTTGTTTCGTCCCCATGACTTGTATCATCTTCATGTTCCTCCATCAGGATAGTGAATCAAGCTCCTCCGTAAAT is a genomic window of Argopecten irradians isolate NY chromosome 10, Ai_NY, whole genome shotgun sequence containing:
- the LOC138333411 gene encoding serum response factor-binding protein 1-like isoform X1; this translates as MEEHEDDTSHGDETRTLDNALKASIDMVALNNKVVCMRSTVKKAKIYTIRKLKNRLRQLKDRKGSPEEIAKDQRRLKRFKQELHVIRHLKKDLISKYALGCTDTVHELCKKQNDVSVEIRALTRLAEHKLMQLSIKRFREEHEDWKSLAAFLLTKQSGRRIKKQRGQTPIEKMITNVTTGQLMVKTYLQDKLERNVDLPKDKNIKKKKKILEEDNIPDSDSEGSASKGNIVSEDLQENSNSSKTTKKDATKVSKSAKTKVKESPIKKNKSEKKQVEVVEFNSKEMDGPERVHSLSEVSKQKRDIVSELRGISDNDSNSEIEDSEESRSDISFEQDSDDEPSSSGNASPKKQNVEKVCGEMVVKKLELDNDVVDENFMKDENINIFSDDTPATTTTKLKRKKTSDSFFVRSDSSSEEEETGSYEDDGNENDNSNEYEDELNEPVGNPASKGKTALRSTFMFSLSDSKKKSKYGVRGKSREGPERGGKSWGRNEDQGSYKGVQTQQGSYQGWGRGGRGGDRGRGNFDRTKGRGGFDGNSGRGRFDRNSGRGSFHESKGRGGFDRSRGSGNFGSDQGGRFDSRGGQDWKSPQQGFSSNHGTSMNIPPKSEENASLHPSWQASKKRKEQGGIQAFQGKKIKFDD
- the LOC138333411 gene encoding serum response factor-binding protein 1-like isoform X2, encoding MEEHEDDTSHGDETRTLDNALKASIDMVALNNKVVCMRSTVKKAKIYTIRKLKNRLRQLKDRKGSPEEIAKDQRRLKRFKQELHVIRHLKKDLISKYALGCTDTVHELCKKQNDVSVEIRALTRLAEHKLMQLSIKRFREEHEDWKSLAAFLLTKQSGRRIKKQRGQTPIEKMITNVTTGQLMVKTYLQDKLERNVDLPKDKNIKKKKKILEEDNIPDSDSEGSASKGNIVSEDLQENSNSSKTTKKDATKVSKSAKTKVKESPIKKNKSEKKQVEVVEFNSKEMDGPERVHSLSEVSKQKRDIVSELRGISDNDSNSEIEDSEESRSDISFEQDSDDEPSSSGNASPKKQNVEKVCGEMVVKKLELDNDVVDENFMKDENINIFSDDTPATTTTKLKRKKTSDSFFVRSDSSSEEEETGSYEDDGNENDNSNEYEDELNEPVGNPASKGKTALRSTFMFSLSDSKKKSKYGVRGKSREGPERGGKSWGRNEDQGSYKGVQTQQGSYQGWGRGGRGGDRGRGNFDRTKGRGGFDGNSGRGRFDRNSGRGSFHESKGRGGFDRSRGSGNFGSDQGGRFDSRGGQDWKSPQRFSSNHGTSMNIPPKSEENASLHPSWQASKKRKEQGGIQAFQGKKIKFDD